One stretch of Pseudomonadota bacterium DNA includes these proteins:
- a CDS encoding PqqD family protein, with product MPRRNVDFEEGEGGRLVLLRPKFMTGPFARWLQPRLPRKFFRVKLDDVGTLVWRSIDGARTVGDIAEILFAEFGERVEPRHERCSKFVHSLHQGAMIAFVEPGDGAAGGA from the coding sequence GTGCCCAGGAGAAACGTCGACTTCGAGGAGGGCGAGGGCGGGCGGCTCGTCCTCCTGCGCCCCAAGTTCATGACCGGGCCGTTCGCGCGGTGGCTGCAGCCGAGGCTCCCCAGGAAGTTCTTCCGCGTGAAGCTCGACGACGTCGGCACGCTCGTGTGGCGCTCGATCGACGGCGCGCGCACGGTGGGTGACATCGCGGAGATCCTGTTCGCCGAGTTCGGCGAGCGCGTCGAGCCGCGGCACGAGCGGTGCTCGAAGTTCGTCCACTCGCTCCACCAGGGCGCGATGATCGCGTTCGTGGAACCCGGCGACGGCGCGGCCGGGGGGGCTTGA
- a CDS encoding TetR/AcrR family transcriptional regulator: MEPRERRAQILGHAARLFGDKGYYDTSIADIIAAAGVARGTFYLYFESKRGIFEELLSGLLAELHDRIRTVETDAGSPSARAQLIDNIARVIRLFADERHMLAILLKGAAGVDKEFDAKLDEFYAEITELMESSLTVGQEMGIVRPCDTRIAAVVALGVFKEVLRYLLENEERAADDPAKLAAEVLDIFSRGVLMDGVSIP, translated from the coding sequence ATGGAGCCCCGCGAGCGCAGGGCGCAGATCCTCGGCCACGCGGCGCGGCTGTTCGGCGACAAGGGCTACTACGACACGTCGATCGCGGACATCATCGCCGCGGCGGGCGTCGCGCGCGGCACGTTCTACCTGTACTTCGAGAGCAAGCGCGGGATCTTCGAGGAGCTCCTCTCCGGCCTGCTCGCGGAGCTCCACGACAGGATCCGGACGGTCGAGACCGACGCCGGATCGCCGTCCGCGCGCGCGCAGCTCATCGACAACATCGCCCGCGTGATCCGGCTGTTCGCCGACGAGCGGCACATGCTCGCGATCCTCCTCAAGGGCGCGGCCGGCGTCGACAAGGAGTTCGACGCCAAGCTGGACGAGTTCTACGCGGAGATCACCGAGCTGATGGAGAGCTCGCTCACGGTCGGGCAGGAGATGGGGATCGTCCGGCCCTGCGACACGCGCATCGCCGCGGTCGTGGCGCTCGGCGTCTTCAAGGAGGTGCTCCGCTACCTCCTCGAGAACGAGGAGCGCGCGGCCGACGATCCGGCGAAGCTCGCGGCGGAGGTGCTCGACATCTTCTCGAGGGGCGTGCTGATGGACGGCGTGTCCATCCCCTGA
- a CDS encoding oligopeptide transporter, OPT family, whose amino-acid sequence MANEYKPYVDPKETLKELTLPPLILGAIMAVVLGAANVYLGLKAGMTVAATFPAAVLSMAVLKLFKGNILEENIARTTGAVGEALAAGAIFTVPAFILVGAWGDIELFSKEWLLATALLLVGGILGVLLMILLRRTFMEDASLPFPESLACTEIVKAGQGGQSGAGAVFAAMGVAGLVEFFKNGAGVPVIGGHYKGAFKLGEESNGAFPFFTPEPSPAFLAVGYIIGPKYGAIAAAGGIFGWLFLTPVILFMMAQSDTAFATAINGLIADGNTDALFGGEGAFPGLKAIYASNVKMIAIGAMIVGAFFTLFKMRSNLKAGIGRSLKAISGGGGGAAGVEVLRTDKDINVKFVFLAIVLMLLAMLGLYTILCSSFTVSLVVTVVMAIMSFLFAAVAGFLVSIIGSSSNPISGLTLSTLLIAAGLLVLLGMGGQYEADGKTMSATMSAGVLAVLGVATVVCCVAGVAGDMAQDWKVGYLLGGTPWRMEVGGFIGVIAAALFLVSVITLLHQAEMKSDFEKGLKGAQFDQGKIALISGIVGEEAGKPAGLSESTRAALKEKGFSEAEIATIGERAAKARGIGGDGLSAPQAGLMATTSQGIISGQLPWELILIGMMFAFGLIFVGVPSPMLVAVGMYLPFQTTTAIFTGGVIAWIGAKIAKKLGAKDEKEIEAVNNQGLLVASGFVAGEALMGIILAVLVTANIKIVSDPPAWFGMKWLGGVLIAALAFYLIKGSMKGLKTSK is encoded by the coding sequence ATGGCCAACGAGTACAAGCCGTACGTCGATCCCAAGGAGACCCTGAAGGAGCTGACGCTGCCGCCCTTGATCCTCGGCGCGATCATGGCGGTCGTGCTCGGCGCGGCGAACGTCTACCTCGGCCTCAAGGCGGGCATGACCGTGGCCGCGACGTTCCCGGCGGCCGTGCTCTCCATGGCCGTGCTCAAGCTCTTCAAGGGCAACATCCTCGAGGAGAACATCGCGCGTACCACGGGCGCGGTCGGCGAGGCGCTCGCGGCCGGCGCGATCTTCACGGTGCCGGCGTTCATCCTCGTCGGCGCCTGGGGCGACATCGAGCTGTTCTCGAAGGAGTGGCTGCTCGCGACGGCGCTCCTGCTCGTCGGCGGCATCCTGGGCGTGCTCCTCATGATCCTCCTGCGCCGCACGTTCATGGAGGACGCGTCGCTGCCGTTCCCGGAGAGCCTCGCCTGCACCGAGATCGTGAAGGCCGGCCAAGGCGGCCAGTCCGGCGCGGGCGCCGTGTTCGCGGCCATGGGTGTCGCCGGGCTCGTCGAGTTCTTCAAGAACGGCGCCGGCGTGCCGGTCATCGGCGGCCACTACAAGGGCGCGTTCAAGCTCGGCGAGGAGTCGAACGGGGCGTTCCCGTTCTTCACCCCCGAGCCGTCGCCCGCGTTCCTCGCGGTCGGCTACATCATCGGGCCCAAGTACGGCGCCATCGCGGCCGCGGGCGGCATCTTCGGCTGGCTGTTCCTCACGCCGGTCATCCTGTTCATGATGGCCCAGTCGGACACCGCCTTCGCGACGGCCATCAACGGCCTGATCGCGGACGGCAACACCGACGCCCTGTTCGGGGGCGAGGGCGCCTTCCCGGGGCTCAAGGCGATCTACGCCAGCAACGTCAAGATGATCGCGATAGGCGCGATGATCGTCGGCGCGTTCTTCACGCTCTTCAAGATGCGCTCCAACCTCAAGGCCGGCATCGGCCGATCGCTCAAGGCGATCAGCGGCGGCGGCGGCGGCGCGGCGGGTGTCGAGGTGCTGCGCACGGACAAGGACATCAACGTCAAGTTCGTGTTCCTCGCGATCGTGCTCATGCTGCTCGCCATGCTCGGCCTGTACACGATCCTGTGCAGCTCGTTCACGGTGTCGCTCGTCGTCACCGTCGTCATGGCGATCATGTCGTTCCTGTTCGCGGCCGTCGCCGGCTTCCTCGTCTCGATCATCGGCTCGTCGTCGAACCCGATCTCCGGGCTCACCCTGTCGACGCTGCTGATCGCGGCCGGCCTGCTCGTGCTGCTTGGCATGGGCGGCCAGTACGAGGCGGACGGCAAGACGATGAGCGCGACGATGAGCGCGGGCGTGCTCGCGGTGCTCGGCGTCGCGACCGTGGTGTGCTGCGTGGCCGGCGTGGCCGGCGACATGGCCCAGGACTGGAAGGTCGGCTACCTGCTCGGCGGCACGCCGTGGCGGATGGAGGTCGGCGGCTTCATCGGCGTGATCGCGGCCGCGCTCTTCCTCGTGAGCGTCATCACGCTGCTGCACCAGGCCGAGATGAAGTCGGACTTCGAGAAGGGGCTGAAGGGCGCCCAGTTCGACCAGGGCAAGATCGCCCTGATCTCTGGCATCGTGGGGGAGGAGGCCGGGAAGCCCGCCGGCCTGAGCGAGTCGACGCGCGCGGCGCTGAAGGAGAAGGGGTTCAGCGAGGCGGAGATCGCGACCATCGGCGAGCGGGCGGCCAAGGCGCGCGGCATAGGCGGCGACGGCCTGTCGGCGCCGCAGGCCGGCCTCATGGCGACGACCTCCCAGGGGATCATCTCGGGCCAGCTGCCCTGGGAGCTGATCCTCATCGGGATGATGTTCGCGTTCGGCCTGATCTTCGTCGGCGTGCCGAGCCCGATGCTCGTCGCGGTCGGCATGTACCTGCCGTTCCAGACCACGACCGCGATCTTCACGGGCGGCGTCATCGCCTGGATCGGAGCCAAGATCGCGAAGAAGCTGGGCGCCAAGGACGAGAAGGAGATCGAGGCGGTGAACAACCAGGGGCTGCTCGTCGCGTCCGGCTTCGTGGCCGGCGAGGCGCTCATGGGGATCATCCTCGCCGTGCTGGTGACGGCCAACATCAAGATCGTCTCCGATCCGCCGGCCTGGTTCGGCATGAAGTGGCTGGGCGGCGTCCTGATCGCGGCGCTCGCCTTCTACCTCATCAAGGGCTCGATGAAGGGCCTCAAGACGAGCAAGTAG